In Candidatus Binatia bacterium, one DNA window encodes the following:
- the folK gene encoding 2-amino-4-hydroxy-6-hydroxymethyldihydropteridine diphosphokinase, whose translation MPHRAFIGVGSNLGDRKANIAEALDRVGKLPGCRIVRMSSLYESEPHGDAKTWFVNAAFELETEFSAAELLKRLKAIEQAMGRKRVKGKKWGSRVIDLDILFFDNETVSTRTLKIPHPELPGRKFVLLPLAEVAPQHTHPELGQTVSQLLATTKDTKRVVLLPPK comes from the coding sequence ATGCCGCACCGCGCCTTCATCGGCGTCGGGTCGAATCTGGGGGACCGCAAGGCGAACATCGCCGAGGCGCTCGACCGCGTCGGCAAGCTGCCTGGCTGCCGGATCGTGCGCATGTCGTCCCTCTACGAGAGCGAGCCGCACGGCGACGCCAAGACGTGGTTCGTCAACGCGGCGTTCGAGCTCGAGACGGAGTTCAGCGCCGCCGAGCTGCTGAAGCGCCTCAAGGCGATCGAGCAGGCCATGGGGCGCAAGCGGGTGAAGGGCAAGAAGTGGGGCTCGCGCGTCATCGACCTCGACATCCTGTTCTTCGACAACGAGACGGTGTCGACGCGGACGCTGAAGATCCCGCACCCCGAGCTGCCGGGACGCAAGTTCGTCCTGCTGCCGCTCGCCGAGGTCGCGCCGCAGCACACGCACCCCGAGCTCGGGCAGACGGTGTCGCAGCTGCTCGCGACCACCAAGGACACCAAGCGCGTCGTCCTGCTGCCGCCGAAGTAG
- a CDS encoding RNA-binding protein yields MRLFVGNLPYNVSSEDLEKAFAQAGTVTSARVITDRETGQSRGFGFVEMGSAADGQKAINMWNGQELNGRALTVNEARPMGEGARGAGAGRGGGRRF; encoded by the coding sequence GTGAGACTGTTCGTCGGAAACCTACCGTACAACGTCTCCAGCGAGGACCTGGAGAAAGCCTTCGCCCAGGCGGGGACGGTCACGTCGGCCCGCGTCATCACGGACCGCGAGACGGGGCAGTCGCGCGGCTTCGGCTTCGTCGAGATGGGCTCCGCAGCCGATGGCCAGAAGGCCATCAACATGTGGAACGGTCAGGAGCTGAACGGTCGGGCGCTGACGGTCAACGAGGCCCGACCCATGGGCGAGGGCGCCCGCGGCGCGGGCGCCGGCCGCGGCGGCGGACGCCGCTTCTGA
- the dapB gene encoding 4-hydroxy-tetrahydrodipicolinate reductase, whose amino-acid sequence MGTATRVPVIIGGAAGRMGRMLVSLASRDDGLRLAGGIEAPGHPDLGTDLGRLAGGVDLGVVLTDALPEIAPGTVLIEFTAPEPSLAHLREAAERGLGVVLGTTGFTAEQQREIEELAKRVPCVQAPNMSFGVTVLLDLVEEAARRLGAAFDIEISETHHRKKKDAPSGTALALARAAARGRGARLEDWAVYGREGMVGERPTEQIGVLALRGGDVVGDHTVFFFGTGERIELTHRAQSREAFAAGALRAARWLSGRAPGLYSMRDVAA is encoded by the coding sequence ATGGGCACGGCCACGCGCGTTCCGGTCATCATCGGCGGCGCCGCCGGACGGATGGGGCGGATGCTGGTGTCGCTCGCGTCGCGCGACGACGGGCTTCGCCTCGCGGGCGGCATCGAGGCGCCGGGGCACCCCGACCTCGGCACCGACCTCGGACGCCTCGCGGGCGGCGTCGACCTCGGCGTCGTCCTCACCGACGCGCTGCCGGAGATCGCTCCCGGCACGGTGTTGATCGAGTTCACCGCGCCCGAGCCGTCGCTCGCGCACCTGCGCGAGGCGGCGGAGCGCGGCCTGGGCGTCGTCCTCGGCACCACTGGCTTCACCGCCGAGCAGCAGCGCGAGATCGAAGAGCTCGCCAAGCGCGTCCCCTGCGTGCAGGCGCCGAACATGAGCTTCGGCGTCACCGTGCTGCTCGACCTCGTCGAGGAGGCGGCGCGGCGGCTCGGCGCGGCGTTCGACATCGAGATCAGCGAGACGCACCACCGCAAGAAGAAGGACGCGCCGTCCGGCACCGCGCTCGCGCTCGCGCGCGCGGCGGCGCGTGGTCGCGGCGCGCGCCTCGAGGACTGGGCGGTCTACGGGCGCGAGGGCATGGTCGGCGAGCGGCCGACCGAGCAGATCGGCGTGCTCGCGCTGCGCGGCGGCGACGTGGTCGGCGACCACACGGTGTTCTTCTTCGGCACCGGCGAGCGCATCGAGCTCACCCACCGCGCGCAGAGCCGTGAGGCGTTCGCTGCCGGCGCGCTGCGCGCGGCGCGCTGGCTGAGCGGGCGCGCGCCGGGCCTGTACTCGATGCGCGACGTCGCGGCCTAG
- the dapA gene encoding 4-hydroxy-tetrahydrodipicolinate synthase has translation MSGDLSWLRGSIVALATPFKDGAIDYPALEALVEWQIASGQKALVPCGSTGESATLTHDEHIEVVEAVIKVAAGRVPVIAGTGSNSTAEAIRLTREAERAGAAGALLISPYYNKPTQDGIVEHYRAVANATGIPLIVYNIPGRTGSTIEPHTLARLAEIPRIVGVKEATGSLDRVIDTIAACGKDFAVISGEDSLTLATIAMGGVGVISAVANVIPAEMARLTDAALAGRWDEARQIHYQVLPIMRACFLETNPIPVKAALAMLGRCRDELRLPLLPMSEGPRARLRAALENHGLELVA, from the coding sequence ATGAGCGGCGATCTCTCCTGGCTGCGCGGCTCGATCGTCGCGCTCGCGACGCCGTTCAAGGACGGCGCGATCGACTACCCGGCGCTCGAGGCGCTCGTCGAGTGGCAGATCGCGTCGGGGCAGAAGGCGCTCGTGCCGTGCGGCTCGACGGGCGAGTCGGCGACGCTGACGCACGACGAGCACATCGAGGTGGTCGAGGCCGTGATCAAGGTGGCGGCAGGACGCGTCCCCGTGATCGCCGGCACCGGCTCGAACTCGACCGCCGAAGCGATCCGCCTGACGCGCGAGGCCGAGCGTGCCGGCGCCGCGGGCGCGCTGTTGATCTCGCCATACTACAACAAGCCGACGCAGGACGGCATCGTCGAGCACTACCGCGCGGTGGCGAACGCGACCGGCATCCCGCTGATCGTCTACAACATCCCCGGCCGCACGGGCTCGACGATCGAGCCCCACACGCTCGCGCGGCTCGCCGAGATCCCGCGCATCGTCGGCGTCAAGGAGGCGACCGGCTCGCTCGACCGCGTCATCGACACCATCGCCGCGTGCGGCAAGGACTTCGCGGTGATCTCGGGCGAGGACTCGCTGACGCTCGCGACGATCGCGATGGGCGGCGTCGGCGTGATCTCCGCGGTCGCGAACGTGATCCCCGCCGAGATGGCGCGTCTCACCGACGCGGCGCTCGCCGGGCGCTGGGACGAGGCGCGGCAGATCCACTACCAGGTGCTGCCGATCATGCGCGCCTGCTTCCTCGAGACCAACCCGATCCCCGTGAAGGCCGCCCTCGCGATGCTCGGCCGCTGCCGCGACGAGCTGCGTCTGCCGCTGCTGCCGATGAGCGAGGGACCGCGCGCGCGTCTGCGCGCGGCGCTCGAGAACCACGGTCTCGAGCTCGTCGCGTGA
- the dapF gene encoding diaminopimelate epimerase — protein sequence MPFTKMHGIGNDYVYVDAFAHQVPDPARVARLVSPRRTGIGSDGLILICPSSVADARMEMYNADGSRGEMCGNGIRCVAKYVYDHGIARKPELKIETDAGVKTLKLDVRDGRVASVTVDMGEPILDGASIPVRAEGRVIDAPFEVDGTSYRITCVSMGNPHCVLFVDDTASAPVTTLGPRIETDPFFPKRVNVEFVQLLDPAPSARLRMRVWERGSGETAACGTGACAVAVAAHLTERAPRRVEIELLGGNLQIEWRESDGHVYMTGPATEVFSGEVEV from the coding sequence CTGCCCTTCACCAAGATGCACGGGATCGGCAACGACTACGTGTACGTCGACGCCTTCGCGCACCAGGTTCCCGATCCGGCGCGCGTCGCGCGCCTGGTGTCGCCGCGACGCACGGGCATCGGCTCCGACGGGCTGATCCTGATCTGCCCGTCGAGCGTCGCCGACGCGCGCATGGAGATGTACAACGCGGACGGCAGCCGCGGCGAGATGTGCGGCAACGGCATCCGCTGCGTCGCGAAGTACGTCTACGACCACGGCATCGCGCGCAAGCCCGAGCTCAAGATCGAGACCGACGCCGGCGTGAAGACGCTGAAGCTCGACGTCCGCGACGGCCGCGTCGCGAGCGTGACGGTCGACATGGGCGAGCCGATCCTCGACGGCGCCTCGATCCCGGTGCGCGCCGAGGGTCGCGTGATCGACGCGCCCTTCGAGGTCGACGGCACGAGCTACCGGATCACGTGCGTGTCGATGGGCAACCCGCACTGCGTGCTCTTCGTCGACGACACCGCGAGCGCGCCGGTGACGACGCTCGGTCCGCGCATCGAGACCGATCCGTTCTTCCCGAAGCGCGTCAACGTAGAATTCGTCCAGCTGCTCGATCCGGCGCCGTCGGCGCGTCTGCGCATGCGCGTGTGGGAGCGCGGCTCTGGTGAGACCGCCGCGTGCGGCACCGGTGCCTGCGCGGTCGCGGTCGCCGCGCACCTCACCGAACGCGCGCCGCGTCGAGTCGAGATCGAGCTGCTCGGCGGCAATCTGCAGATCGAGTGGCGCGAGTCCGACGGGCACGTCTACATGACCGGCCCCGCGACCGAGGTGTTCTCGGGGGAGGTGGAGGTATGA
- the lysA gene encoding diaminopimelate decarboxylase, with product MTALPLSSRSELARLAAQIGTPFYFYDAAVIADRIARVKEQISAPGLQARYAMKACSAHLVLKAVREAGLWIDAVSGNEVLRAKRAGFAMGAEPPVVLLTADVFRDNALSVVREERVLPNLGSPGQLRELQAAGYRGPIGLRVNPGFGHGHVQECDTGGPSSKHGVWIDDALRVAEEARAAGLPVVLLHAHVGSGPQIDELYANLQRLARELGSLLPKLPDCVAVNLGGGIPHSYRDPSWVPDLAPLGRILREARAHFCEQAGREIRVEIEPGRFFVAAAGTLVARVTDVKHTQSNEKGKGHGFIMVDAGFCDLVRPAMYGSYHRISVVSDEPGPVAPFAVAGPLCESGDVFTRDAAELIEPRELPTPRPGDFVLLHDAGAYGYSMSSNYNSLGRAPQVWWENGRAVLMSRRETVEDLVATECEQPLSA from the coding sequence ATGACCGCGCTTCCGCTCTCGAGCCGCAGCGAGCTCGCGCGTCTCGCTGCCCAGATCGGCACCCCCTTCTACTTCTACGACGCGGCGGTGATCGCCGATCGCATCGCCCGCGTGAAGGAGCAGATCTCCGCGCCCGGCCTGCAGGCGCGCTACGCGATGAAGGCGTGCTCGGCGCACCTCGTCCTGAAAGCCGTCCGCGAGGCGGGCCTGTGGATCGACGCCGTGTCGGGCAACGAGGTGCTGCGCGCGAAGCGGGCGGGCTTCGCGATGGGCGCGGAGCCGCCGGTCGTGCTGCTCACCGCCGACGTCTTCCGCGACAACGCGCTCTCGGTCGTGCGCGAGGAGCGCGTGCTGCCGAACCTGGGCTCGCCCGGTCAGCTGCGCGAGCTGCAGGCGGCGGGCTACCGCGGTCCGATCGGCCTGCGCGTCAACCCGGGCTTCGGCCACGGCCACGTGCAGGAGTGCGACACCGGCGGCCCGAGCTCGAAGCACGGCGTGTGGATCGACGACGCGCTCAGGGTCGCGGAGGAGGCGCGCGCGGCCGGGCTGCCGGTCGTCCTGCTGCACGCGCACGTCGGCAGCGGGCCGCAGATCGACGAGCTCTACGCGAACCTGCAGCGGCTCGCCCGCGAGCTCGGCTCGCTCTTGCCGAAGCTGCCGGACTGCGTCGCGGTGAACCTCGGCGGCGGCATCCCGCACTCGTACCGCGACCCGAGCTGGGTGCCGGATCTGGCGCCGCTCGGCCGCATCCTGCGCGAGGCGCGGGCGCACTTCTGCGAGCAGGCCGGGCGCGAGATCCGCGTCGAGATCGAGCCGGGGCGCTTCTTCGTCGCCGCGGCGGGCACGCTGGTCGCACGCGTCACCGACGTCAAGCACACGCAGAGCAACGAGAAGGGCAAGGGCCACGGCTTCATCATGGTCGACGCCGGCTTCTGCGACCTCGTGCGGCCCGCGATGTACGGCTCGTACCACCGCATCTCGGTGGTGAGCGACGAGCCGGGTCCGGTCGCGCCGTTCGCGGTCGCGGGACCGCTCTGCGAGTCGGGCGACGTCTTCACGCGCGACGCCGCGGAGCTGATCGAGCCGCGCGAGCTGCCGACGCCGCGTCCCGGCGACTTCGTCCTGCTGCACGACGCGGGCGCGTACGGCTACTCGATGAGCTCGAACTACAACTCGCTCGGCCGCGCGCCGCAGGTGTGGTGGGAGAACGGTCGCGCGGTGCTGATGTCGCGCCGCGAGACGGTGGAGGATCTGGTCGCGACCGAGTGCGAGCAGCCGCTGTCGGCGTAG
- a CDS encoding MaoC/PaaZ C-terminal domain-containing protein, with amino-acid sequence MRRLDDLVVGERLLVGRTTPSREEAIELARRFEPQPYHVDEEAARQSIYGGLTLCSLHLFAIATRLFFDMEEPIATLAMLGKDEVRLPRPARPGEELRYFTTCIEKRASRSKPDRGVVVLQDEIVNPRDEAVLTQKVTLLVAR; translated from the coding sequence GTGCGGCGTCTCGACGATCTGGTCGTCGGCGAGCGGCTGCTGGTCGGCCGCACGACGCCGTCGCGGGAAGAAGCGATCGAGCTCGCGCGTCGCTTCGAGCCGCAGCCCTACCACGTCGACGAGGAGGCCGCGCGGCAATCGATCTACGGCGGGCTCACGCTGTGCTCGCTGCACCTCTTTGCGATCGCGACGCGGCTCTTCTTCGACATGGAGGAGCCGATCGCGACCCTCGCCATGCTGGGCAAGGACGAGGTGCGGCTGCCGCGGCCGGCGCGCCCCGGCGAGGAGCTGCGCTACTTCACGACCTGCATCGAGAAGCGCGCGTCGCGCTCGAAGCCCGACCGCGGCGTCGTCGTCCTGCAGGACGAGATCGTGAACCCGCGGGACGAGGCGGTGCTGACGCAGAAGGTGACGCTGCTGGTCGCGCGCTGA
- the argH gene encoding argininosuccinate lyase, whose protein sequence is MPAPSKRTTRNAARKPWGGRFREPTDPAVEQFTNSLRTDLRMAAHDVRGSIAHVHALQRARLLTPREAATIERGLAAVLREIQSGRFRAAPADEDVHMAVERRLTELVGPVGGKLHTGRSRNDQVATDLRLWLRDEIDALVAGIERLIGALVGRARRDLDVVVPGYTHLQRAQPVLLAHHWLAYVEMLLRDRERLLDARKRVNVLPLGSGALAGAGFALDRRRVAAELGFDAVSENSLDAVSDRDFVVEVLAAGSILAMHLSRLGEEIVLWSSSEFGFLELPDAFATGSSMMPQKKNPDVAELVRGKTGRVYGALIALLTLLKGLPLSYNRDLQEDKPPLFDAVDTLRASLTVFERMLPRLKVVSATMRNAAGGFALATELADHLVERGLPFRQAHEVVGNVVRWCVDQGRELESLSAAELRRFSPLLDGRARRALTLDAALARRKLIGGTARANVERRLAALEAAGFAAPARAGVRTRTRTAAGKRAAAGKRAAARAGATRSKTSSKARPKTRSNARAKARSSKR, encoded by the coding sequence ATGCCGGCCCCGAGCAAGCGCACCACCCGGAACGCCGCCCGCAAGCCCTGGGGCGGACGCTTCCGCGAGCCCACCGATCCCGCCGTCGAGCAGTTCACCAACTCGCTGCGCACCGACCTGCGCATGGCCGCGCACGACGTGCGCGGCTCGATCGCGCACGTCCACGCGCTGCAGCGCGCGCGGCTGCTGACGCCGCGCGAGGCCGCGACGATCGAGCGCGGACTCGCGGCGGTGCTGCGCGAGATCCAGAGCGGCCGCTTCCGCGCCGCGCCGGCGGACGAAGACGTGCACATGGCGGTCGAGCGCCGCCTGACGGAGCTCGTCGGCCCGGTCGGCGGCAAGCTGCACACCGGCCGCAGCCGCAACGACCAGGTGGCGACCGACCTGCGGCTCTGGCTGCGCGACGAGATCGACGCCCTGGTCGCGGGCATCGAGCGGCTGATCGGCGCGCTCGTCGGGCGCGCGCGGCGCGACCTCGACGTCGTCGTGCCGGGCTACACGCACCTGCAGCGCGCGCAGCCGGTGCTGCTCGCGCACCACTGGCTCGCCTACGTCGAGATGCTGCTGCGCGACCGCGAGCGTCTGCTCGACGCGCGCAAGCGCGTCAACGTCCTGCCGCTCGGCTCGGGCGCGCTCGCCGGCGCCGGCTTCGCGCTCGACCGCCGTCGGGTCGCGGCCGAGCTCGGCTTCGACGCGGTCAGCGAGAACTCGCTCGACGCCGTGTCGGACCGCGACTTCGTCGTCGAGGTGCTCGCCGCGGGATCGATCCTCGCGATGCACCTGTCGCGCCTCGGCGAGGAGATCGTGCTGTGGTCGTCCTCCGAGTTCGGCTTCCTCGAGCTGCCCGACGCCTTCGCGACCGGCAGCTCGATGATGCCGCAGAAGAAGAATCCCGACGTCGCCGAGCTGGTGCGCGGCAAGACGGGTCGCGTGTACGGCGCGCTGATCGCGCTGCTCACGCTGCTCAAGGGTCTGCCGCTGAGCTACAACCGCGATCTGCAGGAGGACAAGCCGCCGCTGTTCGACGCGGTCGACACGCTGCGCGCCTCGCTCACCGTGTTCGAGCGCATGCTGCCGCGCCTGAAGGTGGTGAGCGCGACGATGCGCAACGCGGCGGGCGGCTTCGCGCTCGCGACCGAGCTCGCCGACCATCTCGTCGAGCGCGGCCTGCCCTTCCGGCAGGCGCACGAGGTGGTGGGCAACGTCGTGCGCTGGTGCGTCGACCAAGGGCGCGAGCTCGAGAGCCTCTCCGCGGCGGAGCTCAGGCGCTTCTCGCCGCTGCTCGACGGTCGCGCCCGCCGCGCGCTGACGCTCGATGCCGCGCTCGCGCGCCGCAAGCTCATCGGCGGCACGGCACGCGCCAACGTCGAGCGACGCCTCGCCGCGCTCGAGGCCGCCGGCTTTGCCGCGCCGGCGCGCGCCGGCGTGCGCACGCGCACGCGCACCGCTGCGGGCAAGCGAGCTGCTGCGGGCAAGCGGGCCGCTGCGCGCGCGGGCGCGACGCGTTCCAAGACGTCCTCCAAGGCGCGGCCGAAGACGCGGTCCAACGCGCGGGCCAAAGCGCGCTCGAGCAAGCGATGA
- a CDS encoding argininosuccinate synthase — MSKQNVKKIVLAYSGGLDTSVILGWLRHEYQAEVIAFCADVGQGEELAPVEEKARASGASHVVIEDLREDFARDYVFPILRANALYEGTYMLGTSIARPLIARRQAEVALEHGADAVAHGATGKGNDQVRFELTFAAIAPQLKIIAPWREWTFEGRNDLIAYAEQHRIPIPVSKEKPYSSDRNLLHMSFEGGILEDPWREPYDDMFVLTTSPEKAPDEPQYVEIEYEKGDPVAVDGERLSPAKLLERLNEIGGRHGVGRVDMVENRYVGMKSRGVYETPGGTILHVAHRAVESLTMDREVMHLRDSLIPRYAEMVYNGYWFAPEREMLQAAIDDAQKTVTGTARVKLYKGNVIVVGRKAERSLFDPGIASFDQAGGYRQADATGFIALSGLRLKLRKLKQG, encoded by the coding sequence GTGAGCAAGCAGAACGTCAAGAAGATCGTCCTCGCCTACTCGGGCGGGCTCGACACGTCGGTGATCCTCGGCTGGCTGCGTCACGAGTACCAGGCCGAGGTGATCGCCTTCTGCGCCGACGTCGGCCAGGGCGAGGAGCTCGCCCCGGTCGAGGAGAAGGCGCGCGCGAGCGGCGCGTCGCACGTCGTCATCGAGGACCTGCGCGAGGACTTCGCTCGCGACTACGTTTTTCCGATCCTGCGCGCCAACGCCCTCTACGAGGGCACCTACATGCTCGGCACCTCGATCGCGCGCCCGCTGATCGCGCGTCGTCAGGCCGAGGTCGCGCTCGAGCACGGCGCGGACGCGGTCGCCCACGGCGCGACCGGCAAGGGCAACGACCAGGTGCGCTTCGAGCTCACCTTCGCCGCGATCGCGCCGCAGCTCAAGATCATCGCGCCGTGGCGCGAGTGGACGTTCGAGGGCCGCAACGACCTCATCGCCTACGCCGAGCAGCACCGCATCCCGATCCCGGTCAGCAAGGAGAAGCCGTACTCGTCGGACCGCAACCTGCTGCACATGAGCTTCGAGGGCGGCATCCTCGAGGATCCGTGGCGCGAGCCGTACGACGACATGTTCGTCCTCACGACGTCGCCCGAGAAGGCGCCGGACGAGCCGCAGTACGTCGAGATCGAGTACGAGAAGGGCGATCCGGTCGCGGTCGACGGCGAGCGGCTCTCGCCGGCGAAGCTGCTCGAACGCCTGAACGAGATCGGCGGCCGGCACGGCGTCGGGCGGGTCGACATGGTCGAGAACCGCTACGTCGGCATGAAGTCGCGCGGCGTCTACGAGACGCCGGGCGGCACGATCCTGCACGTCGCGCACCGCGCGGTCGAGTCGCTGACCATGGACCGCGAGGTGATGCACCTGCGCGACTCGCTGATCCCGCGCTACGCCGAGATGGTCTACAACGGCTACTGGTTCGCGCCCGAGCGCGAGATGCTGCAGGCCGCGATCGACGACGCGCAGAAGACCGTCACCGGCACGGCGCGCGTCAAGCTCTACAAGGGCAACGTGATCGTCGTCGGGCGCAAGGCCGAGCGCTCGCTGTTCGATCCGGGCATCGCGAGCTTCGATCAGGCGGGCGGCTACCGTCAGGCGGACGCGACGGGCTTCATCGCGCTCTCGGGTCTGCGTCTCAAGCTGCGCAAGCTGAAGCAGGGCTGA
- the argF gene encoding ornithine carbamoyltransferase, whose product MKVDFVSLADFSREDVESMLDDADRLKAELRAGKGARPLVGRTLAMIFEKPSLRTRVTFETGIKQLGGASVYLAPEDIRLGERETVADIARNLSRWVDLIVARTFAHRSLLELAQHATVPVINGLTDLLHPAQVLADLMTLREKRGDLSKLTVAFIGDGNNVVNSWLNAAALFGLRFRLACPPGYEPNREILERAQRMQPGKIEILHDPVEAARGADAIYTDTWVSMGQEAETQVRRVAFAGYQVNAALLQHAREDVLVMHCLPAHRGEEITSDVLDGPHSVVLDQAENRLHAQKAVMVWLSNRSRPDA is encoded by the coding sequence ATGAAAGTCGATTTCGTCTCGCTCGCCGACTTCTCGCGCGAGGACGTCGAGTCGATGCTCGACGACGCCGACCGCCTGAAGGCGGAGCTGCGCGCCGGCAAGGGCGCGCGTCCGCTCGTCGGGCGCACGCTCGCGATGATCTTCGAGAAGCCGAGCCTGCGCACGCGCGTCACCTTCGAGACCGGCATCAAGCAGCTCGGCGGCGCGTCGGTCTACCTCGCGCCGGAGGACATCCGCCTCGGCGAGCGCGAGACGGTGGCCGACATCGCGCGCAACCTGTCGCGCTGGGTGGATCTGATCGTCGCGCGCACGTTCGCGCACCGCTCGCTGCTCGAGCTCGCGCAGCATGCGACGGTGCCGGTGATCAACGGCCTCACCGACCTGCTGCACCCCGCGCAGGTGCTCGCCGACCTGATGACGCTGCGCGAGAAGCGCGGCGACCTCTCGAAGCTGACGGTCGCGTTCATCGGCGACGGCAACAACGTCGTGAACTCGTGGCTCAACGCGGCGGCGCTCTTCGGGCTGCGCTTCCGCCTCGCCTGCCCGCCGGGCTACGAGCCCAACCGCGAGATCCTCGAGCGCGCGCAGCGCATGCAGCCGGGCAAGATCGAGATCCTGCACGATCCGGTCGAGGCGGCGCGCGGCGCCGACGCGATCTACACCGACACCTGGGTCAGCATGGGCCAGGAGGCGGAGACGCAGGTGCGTCGCGTCGCGTTCGCGGGCTACCAGGTCAATGCGGCGCTCTTGCAGCACGCGCGCGAGGACGTGCTGGTGATGCACTGCCTGCCCGCGCACCGCGGCGAGGAGATCACCTCCGACGTCCTCGACGGTCCGCACTCGGTCGTCCTCGACCAGGCGGAGAACCGGCTGCACGCGCAGAAGGCCGTCATGGTGTGGCTCAGCAACCGCTCGCGGCCGGACGCCTGA
- a CDS encoding aspartate aminotransferase family protein encodes MKPASSPTAAAAGGSAEIIARSRKALVPVYARTEIAFVRGEGAVLWDADGRRVLDFFSSILCTNLGHCHPKVTEAISRQAATLVHVSNLHYSEPQMRLAELLCELSFGERVFLCNSGAEANEAALKAARRYGHANGGRFEVLTTLGSFHGRTFATIAATGQEKVRRGFEPLLPGFRYVPFGDAAAMEAAIGKDTVAILVEPVQGEGGVNVPPPGYFKALREICDRHDLLLMLDEVQTGCGRTGTLWAYEQMGCVPDVMTLAKSLGNGVPVGAMVCNARAASGLDLGAHGSTFGGNCLTNAAAVATLEVLSDGQTLPRARAAAQRLRAGLEKLHQQHPERVEQVRGLGLLLGMVLRDADLAKDVAVKALADGLLINVTAERVLRIAPPLVVTDAEIDEGLAILGRALAA; translated from the coding sequence GTGAAGCCGGCGTCGAGCCCGACGGCAGCCGCTGCCGGCGGCAGCGCCGAGATCATCGCGCGCAGCCGCAAGGCGCTCGTGCCGGTGTACGCGCGCACCGAGATCGCGTTCGTCCGCGGCGAGGGCGCGGTGCTGTGGGACGCGGACGGAAGACGCGTGCTCGACTTCTTCTCGAGCATCCTCTGCACCAACCTCGGCCACTGCCACCCGAAGGTGACCGAGGCGATCTCGCGTCAGGCGGCGACGCTCGTGCACGTCTCGAACCTGCACTACAGCGAGCCGCAGATGCGCCTCGCCGAGCTGCTGTGCGAGCTCTCGTTCGGCGAGCGCGTCTTCCTCTGCAACAGCGGCGCGGAGGCGAACGAGGCGGCGCTCAAGGCGGCGCGGCGCTACGGGCACGCGAACGGCGGACGCTTCGAGGTGCTGACGACGCTGGGCTCGTTCCACGGCCGCACCTTCGCGACCATCGCCGCGACCGGACAGGAGAAGGTGCGGCGCGGCTTCGAGCCGCTGCTGCCGGGCTTCCGCTACGTGCCATTCGGTGACGCCGCCGCGATGGAAGCGGCGATCGGCAAGGACACGGTCGCGATCCTGGTCGAGCCCGTGCAGGGCGAGGGCGGCGTCAACGTGCCGCCGCCGGGCTACTTCAAGGCGCTGCGCGAGATCTGCGACCGCCACGACCTGCTGCTGATGCTCGACGAGGTGCAGACCGGCTGCGGCCGCACCGGCACGCTGTGGGCGTACGAGCAGATGGGCTGCGTGCCCGACGTGATGACGCTCGCGAAGTCGCTCGGCAACGGCGTTCCGGTCGGCGCCATGGTGTGCAACGCGCGCGCGGCGTCGGGGCTCGACCTCGGCGCGCACGGCTCGACCTTCGGCGGCAACTGCCTGACCAACGCCGCCGCGGTCGCGACGCTCGAGGTCCTGTCCGACGGTCAGACGCTGCCGCGCGCGCGTGCGGCGGCGCAGCGCCTGCGCGCCGGGCTCGAGAAGCTGCACCAGCAGCATCCCGAGCGCGTCGAGCAGGTGCGCGGCCTCGGGCTGCTCCTCGGCATGGTGCTGCGCGACGCGGATCTCGCCAAGGACGTCGCGGTGAAGGCGCTCGCGGACGGCCTCCTGATCAACGTCACCGCCGAGCGCGTGCTGCGCATCGCGCCGCCGCTCGTCGTCACCGACGCCGAGATCGACGAGGGTCTCGCGATCCTCGGGAGGGCGCTCGCAGCATGA